In a single window of the Tachyglossus aculeatus isolate mTacAcu1 unplaced genomic scaffold, mTacAcu1.pri scaffold_170_arrow_ctg1, whole genome shotgun sequence genome:
- the LOC119923304 gene encoding vomeronasal type-1 receptor 1-like has translation MFMSDLVFGIFFLSQTAIGIVGNSIALTMYVRVFLSQPHQKKPTDLILVHLSLTNKVVLLSCGIPEVMVAFGMKNVSDDLGCKMVLYMNRVSRGLSICTSCLLSVFQAVTISPSTSRWAKLKHRGPNCILPSFLFFWVLNMLIYIRVIVANQAIRNVTLSGIVYASKHCFSSAGVNNELSHFYHWASGYMVTVLYRHRKQVQHIRSSSLSPKPSVETRATRTILLLVTCFVGFYWLNCIITLYLTNVVVKDLYLEGIKTFFTACYPTLCPLVLINSDSRFPRPQCSWEKWKSSSPFTDNND, from the exons ATGTTTATGAGTGACCTGGTCTTTggcattttcttcctctctcaaaCGGCCATTGGCATCGTGGGCAACTCGATCGCACTCACGATGTATGTCAGAGTCTTCCTATCTCAACCCCATCAGAAGAAGCCCACAGACCTGATCCTCGTCCACTTAAGCTTAACCAACAAAGTGGTGCTCCTCAGCTGTGGTATCCCGGAGGTAATGGTTGCCTTTGGAATGAAGAATGTTTCGGATGACCTAGGGTGCAAGATGGTCCTGTATATGAATCGGGTGTCCCGGGGTCTTTCCATCTGCACGTCCTGTCTCCTGAGCGTGTTCCAGGCTGTCACCATCAGTCCAAGCACTTCCCGCTGGGCCAAGCTCAAGCACAGAGGCCCCAACTgcatccttccttctttcctcttcttctgggTCCTCAATATGCTGATCTACATCAGAGTGATCGTAGCAAATCAAGCCATCAGAAACGTCACCCTATCAGGGATTGTTTATGCTTCCAAACATTGTTTCagtagtgctggggtaaacaacGAACTCAGTCATTTTTATCA CTGggccagtggctacatggtgaCTGTGCTCTACCGACACCGTAAACAAGTCCAGCACATCCGCAGTAGCAGCCTCTCCCCTAAACCCTCCGTGGAGACCAGAGCCACCCGGACCATCCTGCTCCTCGTCACCTGCTTTGTTGGCTTTTATTGGCTTAACTGCATCATCACTTTGTATTTGACAAACGTGGTTGTAAAAGACCTGTATTTGGAAGGCATCAAGACCTTTTTCACTGCCTGTtaccccactctctgccccttgGTGCTCATCAATAGTGATTCACGGTTCCCCAGGCCACAGTGTAGCTGGGAAAAATGGAAAAGCTCCTCCCCTTTCACAGATAACAAtgactga
- the LOC119923305 gene encoding vomeronasal type-1 receptor 4-like: protein MAMLLTQGVPSLIFATGVENRWEEAGCQLLTYIRRVTGGLSICTTCLLSMFQAVTISSVIKNATITVSSLNIKYCSNIFWVKYLNDMMFLSIITLQDVIFVFLMCWSSGYMVMVLHQHRKQVQHINSTSLSPKSSPGARATQTLLFLLTSFVCFYWINCSFNLAFNFAEDKYYKLNDIATFLEACYPSLSPPIGINQQ from the exons ATGGCTATGCTGCTCACCCAAGGTGTTCCCTCACTGATATTTGCCACCGGGGTAGAGAATAGATGGGAAGAAGCTGGATGCCAGCTTTTGACCTACATTCGAAGAGTGACCGGAGGCCTTTCCATctgcaccacatgtctcctgAGCATGTTCCAGGCTGTCACCATCAGTTCGG TCATCAAAAATGCCACCATCACAGTTAGTAGTTTAAATATAAAATACTGCTCTAATATATTCTGGGTAAAATATTTGAATGATATGATGTTTCTCAGCATCATAACTCTTCAAGATGTCATCTTTGTATTCCTCATGTGCTGGTCCAGTGGCTACATGGTGATGGTGCTACACCAACACCGCAAGCAAGTCCAGCACATCAACAGCACCAGTCTCTCCCCTAAATCCTCCCCCGGGGCCAGAGCCACCCAgaccctcctgttcctcctcacctccttcgtTTGCTTTTACTGGATCAACTGCAGTTTTAACCTAGCCTTCAATTTTGCAGAGGATAAATACTACAAGCTGAATGACATTGCAACATTCCTGGAGGCCTgttatccctctctctccccacccattgGTATTAATCAACAGTAA